Genomic segment of Desulfallas thermosapovorans DSM 6562:
AGGTGGGATTCGAACCCACGGAACCCGTAAAGGTTCAACGGTTTTCAAGACCGCCTCCTTAAACCGCTCGGACACCCCTCCAGTCAATTTCAATCAACCAGAGACAATAAGAAGTATAACATACTAAATGTAATGTGTCAATAACACTGTATTCCTTCGCTCCCTCTTCTTTGCTGTTAATTTATTTCTTTAATGCCCCCCATATACGGCTGCAGCACACCCGGTATTTTCACGCTGCCGGTTTCAGTCTGGTAGTTTTCCAGTATCGCGGCCACCGTCCGGCCCACCGCCAGTCCGGAACCGTTTAAAGTGTGCACAAAGCGGGGTTTGCCTTTACCTTCCCGGTACCTGATATTGGCCCGCCGGGCCTGGAAATCCAAAAAATTACTGCATGAGGATATTTCCTTGTAACTGTTGTAGCTGGGCAGCCATACTTCCAGGTCGTATGTTTTGGCGGAGCTAAAGCCCAGGTCGCCGGTACTTAATGTTACCACCCGGTAAGGTAACTCCAGCAACTGCAATATCTTTTCGGCATTATCTGTTAAGCTCTCCAGTTCCGCAAAGGATTCTTCCGGGCGCACAAATTTAACCAACTCCACTTTATTAAACTGGTGCTGCCTAATCAGGCCCCGGGTATCCCGGCCCGCCGCCCCTGCCTCGGCCCTAAAGCAAGCGCTGTAGGCACAATGGTAAATGGGCAGTTCATCGCCATCCAATATTTCATTGCTGTAAAGATTGGTCACCGGCACTTCGGCGGTGGGTATTAAATAATAATCGGTATTTTCCACTTTAAACATGTCTTCGGCAAACTTGGGCAGTTGACCCGTACCGGTCATGCTGCCGCTGTTCACCATAAAGGGAGGCAATACTTCCACATAGCCGTGTTCCCGGGTATGCACGTCCAGCATAAAATTAATCACAGCGCGTTCCAGGGCCGCACCGGCCCCTTTATAAAAGG
This window contains:
- the serS gene encoding serine--tRNA ligase; this translates as MLDLKFVRNNPEIIKEALQKRGTSISLDPFLELDERRREKLVEVEKLKNKRNVVSEEIGRLKKAGQLAEDMVLEMRQVSNAIKDMDEEIRVLDQQIQQTLLTIPNIPDESVPVGLDEHDNVEVRRWGEPRQFDFEPKPHWDIGESLDILDFERGGKVTGARFTFYKGAGAALERAVINFMLDVHTREHGYVEVLPPFMVNSGSMTGTGQLPKFAEDMFKVENTDYYLIPTAEVPVTNLYSNEILDGDELPIYHCAYSACFRAEAGAAGRDTRGLIRQHQFNKVELVKFVRPEESFAELESLTDNAEKILQLLELPYRVVTLSTGDLGFSSAKTYDLEVWLPSYNSYKEISSCSNFLDFQARRANIRYREGKGKPRFVHTLNGSGLAVGRTVAAILENYQTETGSVKIPGVLQPYMGGIKEIN